From the Bacillota bacterium genome, one window contains:
- a CDS encoding 4Fe-4S dicluster domain-containing protein: MTASSKSRLIDEMRMQSGQDPSCCFQCAKCSAACPVTAAMDLLPHQVIRYLQLGLEEDLAKSKTPWICASCFTCAARCPRDLDLARMMEGIRLVMLRRRDGNKFGPADLTPEQLKKLPQQALVSGFRKYNK; the protein is encoded by the coding sequence ATGACAGCGAGCAGTAAAAGCCGTTTAATAGATGAAATGCGTATGCAAAGCGGGCAGGATCCTTCGTGCTGTTTTCAGTGTGCCAAGTGCAGTGCTGCCTGTCCGGTAACTGCCGCCATGGATTTACTGCCACACCAGGTAATCCGCTATTTACAGCTCGGTCTGGAAGAAGACCTGGCAAAAAGCAAAACGCCCTGGATCTGTGCTTCCTGTTTCACCTGCGCAGCACGCTGTCCACGTGATCTTGATCTGGCCAGGATGATGGAAGGTATTCGACTGGTTATGCTGCGCCGCCGGGATGGAAATAAATTTGGACCCGCAGACCTTACACCCGAGCAGTTAAAAAAACTGCCACAGCAGGCTTTGGTCAGCGGTTTCCGTAAATATAACAAATAA
- a CDS encoding hydrogenase iron-sulfur subunit: protein MSTALNETKANWEPLIVAFCCTWCSYAGGDLAGTSRMSYPSNVKVIRVPCSGRMNPMFVLRAFQRGADGVLVAGCHPGDCHYTTGNYHGRRRLSAFKKLVEFAGFEPERFEVRWISSSEGDKFAEEMETITEKIKALGPNRKMRDARWQSVT from the coding sequence ATGTCTACAGCGCTAAACGAAACCAAAGCTAACTGGGAACCCCTGATTGTTGCCTTCTGCTGCACCTGGTGTAGTTATGCCGGCGGAGACCTTGCCGGAACCAGCAGGATGAGCTACCCCTCCAACGTGAAGGTTATACGTGTTCCCTGTTCGGGAAGAATGAACCCCATGTTCGTCCTCCGGGCATTTCAGCGAGGCGCTGATGGTGTTCTTGTTGCCGGCTGCCACCCGGGAGATTGCCATTACACAACGGGTAACTATCACGGTCGCCGCCGCCTCTCCGCGTTTAAGAAGCTCGTTGAATTTGCCGGATTTGAGCCGGAACGTTTTGAGGTAAGGTGGATATCAAGCTCTGAGGGCGATAAATTCGCAGAAGAGATGGAGACGATTACCGAAAAGATCAAGGCCCTGGGGCCGAACAGAAAGATGAGGGATGCCAGATGGCAGAGCGTAACGTAG
- a CDS encoding CoB--CoM heterodisulfide reductase iron-sulfur subunit A family protein has protein sequence MPRTGVFICHCGTNIAGTVDIEKTVKASRSFPGVVHADDYRYLCSEMGQDIIKNAIKDNNLDRVVVGTCSPRMHEQTFRKAASEAGLNPYMVEVANIREHCSWVHRNMDEATPKAVALVRAAAAKAALNDPLEAPAIEVEKRALVIGGGIAGIQTALDIAEAGYVVDLVEREPSIGGRMAQLEKTFPTLDCSACILTPKMVEAAQHPNINLITYSEVEEVKGFVGQFDVKIRQKARSIDPVKCTGCGICYEKCPAKAPSEFEMGRAKRKAIYVPFPQAVPNIPVIDRENCLYFKKGRCQICAKECPPQAVDYEQQDEILERRYGVIVVATGFDQLDPSIYGEYGYGQHPDILTGLEFERLFNASGPTAGKVVRLSDGKPPKKVVFIQCVGSRDKARGMNYCSKICCMYTAKQALLLKEKLPDAKSYVFYIDVRTAGKGYEEFQRRAAEEYDVAYLRGQVGKIFPENDYLVVRGVDSLSGKTIEINADMVVLAAAAIARSDATELGRIVGINSDSYKFFNEAHPKLKPVETHTAGIFIAGACQAPKDIPDTVAQAGAAAVKAIGLLSKELLKGEACTAEVNQAECSGCLYCEAVCPYNAINPVEIEERYHGGTLQRTVAEVNPSLCQGCGSCTVICRSGSINLRGFTNEQILAEVDAICLQR, from the coding sequence TTGCCGAGAACGGGAGTATTTATCTGTCACTGCGGTACCAATATTGCCGGCACGGTAGATATTGAGAAAACTGTTAAAGCGTCCCGCAGCTTCCCCGGTGTGGTGCACGCTGATGATTACCGGTATCTCTGTTCTGAAATGGGACAGGATATAATTAAAAATGCTATTAAAGATAACAACCTCGATCGGGTGGTGGTAGGTACCTGTTCGCCGCGAATGCACGAGCAAACATTCCGCAAGGCAGCCTCTGAAGCCGGGCTTAATCCATATATGGTTGAAGTGGCTAACATCAGAGAGCATTGTTCATGGGTGCATCGTAACATGGACGAAGCAACCCCAAAAGCGGTCGCTCTCGTCAGGGCGGCTGCGGCCAAGGCTGCGCTGAATGATCCCCTGGAAGCCCCGGCCATTGAGGTTGAGAAGAGAGCTCTGGTTATCGGTGGAGGGATCGCCGGTATACAGACTGCACTGGATATAGCTGAAGCGGGTTATGTTGTCGATTTAGTTGAACGGGAACCGAGTATAGGCGGGCGCATGGCTCAGCTTGAGAAAACTTTTCCAACGCTTGACTGCTCGGCATGTATTCTGACCCCAAAGATGGTTGAAGCAGCCCAGCATCCGAATATTAACCTGATTACTTACTCCGAGGTTGAAGAGGTGAAAGGTTTTGTCGGCCAGTTTGATGTTAAGATAAGGCAGAAAGCACGCAGTATAGATCCGGTCAAGTGTACGGGTTGCGGCATATGCTATGAAAAATGCCCGGCAAAAGCCCCTTCAGAATTTGAAATGGGCAGGGCTAAACGAAAAGCGATTTATGTGCCTTTTCCTCAGGCTGTGCCTAACATACCGGTCATCGACCGTGAAAACTGCCTCTATTTCAAGAAAGGGCGTTGCCAGATCTGTGCCAAGGAATGTCCTCCTCAGGCTGTTGACTATGAACAGCAGGATGAAATACTCGAACGTCGTTACGGAGTTATCGTTGTAGCTACGGGTTTCGACCAGCTTGATCCTTCAATTTACGGAGAATATGGTTACGGCCAGCATCCTGATATCCTTACCGGTCTTGAATTCGAGAGGCTCTTTAATGCTTCAGGACCTACAGCGGGCAAGGTAGTCCGTCTTTCAGATGGCAAACCGCCCAAAAAAGTTGTTTTCATCCAGTGTGTCGGTTCTCGTGACAAAGCACGCGGAATGAATTACTGTTCAAAGATATGCTGCATGTACACTGCCAAGCAGGCCTTACTGCTCAAGGAAAAATTACCGGATGCAAAAAGTTATGTATTTTATATTGATGTCAGAACAGCAGGGAAGGGTTATGAGGAGTTTCAACGCCGGGCTGCAGAAGAATACGATGTTGCCTACCTGAGAGGTCAGGTTGGGAAAATATTCCCTGAAAATGATTACCTGGTTGTCCGGGGAGTTGATTCGCTCAGTGGGAAAACGATTGAGATCAACGCTGATATGGTAGTCCTCGCTGCTGCGGCAATTGCCCGATCAGATGCAACTGAATTGGGACGGATTGTCGGTATAAACAGCGACAGTTACAAATTCTTTAATGAAGCACATCCCAAGCTAAAGCCGGTAGAAACTCATACTGCCGGTATATTTATCGCCGGTGCCTGCCAGGCTCCGAAAGATATACCCGATACAGTTGCCCAGGCCGGCGCGGCAGCGGTAAAAGCAATCGGTTTGCTCTCCAAAGAACTCCTTAAGGGAGAGGCATGCACTGCTGAAGTTAATCAGGCTGAGTGTTCCGGTTGCCTCTACTGTGAGGCAGTCTGTCCATACAATGCAATTAACCCGGTTGAAATTGAAGAACGATATCACGGAGGCACTCTGCAGCGTACGGTTGCCGAAGTCAATCCGTCACTCTGTCAGGGCTGTGGATCATGCACCGTTATATGCCGGTCAGGGTCAATTAATCTGAGAGGCTTTACAAACGAACAAATTTTGGCGGAGGTGGATGCCATATGTCTACAGCGCTAA